CCGTCCCCACTTTCATCGTCGGTGAGATCAATTCATTGCGCCCGGTGCTCCACGCCAGGAACGTCGTGGTGATGTCCTGCACGTTGGCACCAACGACCAGCCGCTCGAAGGGGGCGTACCACACACCGAGGTCGAACCCGATCCCTGTTGCACTCGCATCGCCAAGATCGCGGCGGATCAGCTTCACGTTGGCCCCGTAGGTGAAGTTGTCCGAATGGCGGCGCGCATAGGTGAAGTACAGGGCATAGTCCGCGGCATTGAAATACGTCACACGGTTGGGATCGATGCGGCTGAATTGTGCCGGGTCGTAGGTCAGGTTCCCGTTGATGTCCACACCCGCATTGCGCGTGTCAGGAATATCATCCACACCCAGGCGGATAAGGCTGATGCCGATGCTCGTCGAGGCACCCACGGGGAATGCGACGGCACCGTAGTCATGGTTGACGAGCGAACCGAACTGTTCGTCATGCATGAGCGCGATCTGTGGATAATTGATGCGCGCCAGCCCCGCGGGGTTCCAGTAGCCGGCAGTGACGTCATTCGCAAGGGCGACGTATGCCCCACCGAGCCCGAGAGCCCTCCCACCCACGCCGAGCGAAATGAATTCGCCTGCATATTTCGCGACCCCGGTCTGGGCAACGGCCATCAGAACGGGGATCCCCATCAGCACACACAGCATCTTCATTCTGCGCATAGCACACCCGGCGTCGGTTCCATATCACCACTTACAACACAAACATCTCAAAATCCGGACAGAGAAGCAAGGCGGCCTGTGTCCGGGCGGCGCCGGGACCCGGTAGGGGGCTGATTTTCGCCATTTTCGTGTAGTGGCCGTTGTAGTGGCCGTTGTAGTGGCCGAGCATGCTCGGCCACTACACAAGAACCCAGTCATGACCCAGACACGACCCAGACACGACCCAGACACGACCCAGACACGACCCAGACATGACCCAGACACGACCCAGACACGACCCAGACACGACCCAGACACGACCCAGACACGACCCAGACATGACCCAGACATGACCCCGACACAACCCCGACAAATGATTCCGCGCTGGGTCACTACTTCTTCCCACCCCCAGACACGAATACGCAGGCCCATTCGAGCACTCGATCGTGATACAACAATCCGGCCCGGGAATACAACCGCCATCCATTGCACAATCGAAGCAGAGCTTCTGCCCCTTTGCCTGTGCAACCCTCTCCCATCCCGTTACCGTCCCCGCAAGGAGCAACAAAATGACCGCGACAACGATCCTCGTTCTCATTGTAACCCCGCATGTATGGATGGAACTTCCGTGATACTCCAAACTCGTACCGTCGTGTCCGCAACGGCGTACAACATCCCCTTCGTCCGGCATGCCGCCACGGCCTGCACCGGTATCTCATACGAACGCTCATACGCGCCGGTGTCATGGTCATACACGTCCATGATACCATTCCTGCTCGCCGAAATGGAACCGGCAAGGACGTGCACCTCCCGACCAACGATGCTGACGGAGCGGGACACCATCGGGGCGTCGGGAGAGACCCGGACATAGCGGACATCACCGGCCTGCTGCGCGACAACTTTGGGAAGCCCGGGATGTTCCACCGTATTCACGAAGAACAACGAGGGTGTCCGGTGAACGTTGAACAGTCCGAGGATCCCCGCACGGTACCCGGCGTAGGCGAAACGCCCATCAAGCGAGCCCGCACAGCGGCCATCCAGGATCACACTCATCATCTCCTGGTCACGCACCACGGTCCCACAGGTGTCCACGACCGTTCCCTGGCCGTCGTACCTGTGGAACAAGTACTTCCCGGCCGGAGAGGGCATGACCATGAAGGCACCTCCGCCGATGAGCGCAAGCCTGTGCGGAGGCCTTCCGGTCCGCACCGTCGTCCGCACACTCCCATCGTTCGCAAAGACCGTCACGAGGCCGTTCACCGGATCACATGTCCATACCGCCCCCTCTTCATCAACATCGATGTCCGTGAGGTTCGAGAATTCTCCCGGCCCACGGCCGGCCTGCCCGCCGAACACCATCACCTGATCACCGGCCGGAGAAAATTTCCGCACGCACCGCGCGCCCCAATCGAGCACGTACACCGCCCCCTCCCTGTCCACCCGCACGCCGATCGGATCGCCTATCGTCGCTCCGGGCGACCGTCCGAGCTCATGCACAAGCACGAACCCGGGAGTCTCCCACGCACGCTCAACGGCTTCCTGCGCCCTGATCTCTTCGGACCCCTCCTGTGCGCGATCGGCAACGGCGGGATTGAGCACCGCCGGTGGGCCGATGCGCGGAGCCAGGAAGACACCAGACACCGCAGCGGCGATGATGATCAACGTGGTGATGATGGCAAGACGACGCTCACGCTTCATGGCTGCTCCCGGTGCATGATGATGGGTCGGTGGTCAGTGTCACGACGGTCCGGTCACTACTGGACCTGCACAGCCTTGACATAACACGTGATCTGGAGGGCGACCCCGCGGATGATCAGGCTCGCCGACATGCAGTTGTCGGGGCCGCCGGGGCAACCGAAGTTCGGACAGGAAATGAGCGGCAGGGCTTCGGCCTGGGCCGGGAAGCCGACCAGCATGACGCAGCAAATGCCGGCAAGGAGGACAAGGGCGACGATGGAATGTGTGGCGTTCATGGTACGCTCCTTTGATGAGAGGTGGTTGGTGGAGTGGTTGTGGCTGCGCCGGGCATACGCAGCCCGTTGAGGGTGGGCGAACGTCGGTCACTTGTGCCGAACAGATACCCGCACAGGAGGGCGATCAAGATGTTCAGAAGCAGGTGCCGCACCGTGGGCTTGTCGAACCCCGCAATGAACGAGCATCCGCATTGCGACGCCGGAGCGAGCCACAGCAACAGGGCGATAACGACGGAAAACAGACCGAACAGCACCATGCCGAGCAACAGTCCCGTCCGCCGGGTCGCCGGTGGCAGCAACGCACATGCCACCACCGCTTCCATGGCGATCACACCACCGGCCACCGCCCCCGGCAGGAGCGCCGGAACCAATGGGTTCTTGCCAAGCGCGAAAACGAACATGTCCCAATGCATGAGCTTGTCCGCAACCCCGACGAAGAGGAATGCACTGATCAGTGCCGCCGAAATCCCTGTGATAACTTTCATCTGTTCTCCCCCACCCGTCCCACCGGTGCGGCAGCGCGTGCCGTGGCAGTGTGTCGTTGTGCCGCCCGGCGGACCGGATATGAATGATGATGGAAGCGGAGAGTTCGCCCGAATCCCTCCGTCCAGCTCCATCCACACCGCGGCCCGTTACGGCGTGCGACGCAGACCATACCCCGGTATGCGCCTCTTCCCCGGCGCGCAACCGTTACGCAGCAGCGTGCTGCCTTTGGTTGACGCGGACCAGATCCGGAGGCCGCACCGGTGAGATCAGAGTGAGTTATGCAATGGCAATGGGTCATCATGGAAAGGCCGTGAAAGGCTATTTCCCATGACTACCGTGTGGAGGGGAAAATTCCGAAGGCCGGAAAAAGAAAAGATGGGAAGGCTAGAGAGGTTCTGCGCCCAACTCGCGCTTCAGCGTCTGAACGAAGGGATGCTCCTCTTTCACCGCCGGCGCACCATGCCCGGCAGCAAGCTCACCCTGCATCGTCCCGCGCGCACTGAAGACGCTCTGGATGATCTCACCCAACACTTCGCGGGAGTGCTGGATCGACGATACCTGGAATTCATCCACGCATTCGACGCGGATGGTCCCGTTGCTCACGCCCAGAAACGTCGCTCCGCTGAGCACCGCACCGAGCGTGATCTTCCGGCGCGATACCTCCGCCGCGAACTCCGCCCAGCGTGAACGCACTTCATCCTCGTTCACGGTGCGGCCCTGTCCGGCCGGCTGCGGCGATGGCTGCGGGGCCTTCTCGGCCGGCGCCTGCGGGGGACGCAGAGGAGGACGCGAAGGAGGAGGCGTTGTCACGCGTGATCCAGCAGAGAGTGCAGGGGCAGCCGGAGGCGGTGACGCGGGGGACGGTGCCACAGCACGCGCAGCAGGCGCGGGCGCAGGCGGCAACGGACGCAGACCGGGGAGCGGAGCGGGAGCAGCAACGATGCCGCCCTTTTTCAACTCTTCAATGCCATCGATCAGCCCTGCAAGGTCTACGGCGCGCGGCATGGTCACCAATTGCACCATGTCGGCCTCCAGGCGGAAACGCGACTGCGCGGTGAACCGCAACGCCTGATCCGTGCCGTGCACCAGGCGCTGTGCCCGCAGGAGATCGCTCACCGAGAACTTCGCAGCGGTCTCGCTGTACCGCGTGCGCGTCACATCCGATGCTTCAATGAGCGATGTATTCCCCACTACCCGCGCAATGAGCAGGTTGCGCAAATGCTCGAGCAATCCGCCCAGGAAATCGCGCAGGTCGAAGCCCCCGCTCATGAGCTCATCCACCAGCAACAGCACGCTCGTCGCATCCTGCTGCTGCATCAGATCGGTGACCCGGAAATGGACATCCACACCCACGATATTCAACGCTTCCTGCATCCCCGCCATGGTCACGTTCGTGCCACACAACGCGATCACCTGGTCGAAGAGGCTCTGCGCATCGCGCAGCGATCCGTCGCCTTTGCGCGCGATGAGCGACAGCGCATCGTCCTCCACCTGCAGGCCTTCCTCATGCGCGATCGCGCTCAGGTTCGCCATGATCTGTGCGTGCGGGATGCGGCGGAAATCGAATCGCTGGCACCGCGACAGGATGGTCGCCGGGACCTTCGAGAGTTCGGTCGTGGCAAAGATGAACAGCACGTGCGGCGGCGGCTCTTCGAGCGTTTTCAGCAACGCATTGAAGGCCTCCTTCGTGAGCATGTGCACTTCATCGATGATGTACACTTTGTACGTGCACGTGGTCGGTGGATAGCGCACCGCCTCACGGAGGTTCCGGATCTCGTCGATCCCGCGGTTCGAGGCGCCGTCGATCTCCTGCACGTCGAAATTCCGCCCCTCGGTGATGCCCGTGCAGTTCTCGCACACCCCGCAGGGGTTCGCATCCTCCGGCCTGGCGCAGTTCACGGCCTTGGCCAGAAGGCGTGCCGTGGTGGTCTTTCCGACACCACGCGGGCCGCTGAACAGGTACGCGTGCGCAAGGCGGTCGGAGCTGATCGCATTTCGGAGGGTCCGCGTCACATGCTCCTGCCCCGCCACGCTCTCGAACTTCATGGGCCGCCATTTTCTGGCGGTGACGATATACTCGCTCATAACCTTCCGTTACGCTTGTGCTGTGCGTTTCCGTGTGCCGCGCTGCGGACCGAACACATGCGGCAGGGCCTCTTCGATCCGGCTGATGGGGATGAGCTTCAGCCCCTCCTTGACGCGTTCGGGGATCTCCGACAGGTCCTTCACGTTCTCTTCCGGTATCAGCACCGTGGTGATGTCGCTCCGCTGTGCCGCAAGCAGCTTCTCATTGAGCCCGCCGATGGCAAGCACCTCGCCCCGCAGCGTGATCTCGCCCGTCATCGCCACATCACTGCGTGCTGGCCGTCCGCTCAGCGCCGAATACATCGCCATCGCCATGGTGATGCCGGCCGAGGGGCCGTCCTTCGGGATCGCACCTTCGGGAAGATGAATGTGGATCTCCTGCCCCTTGAAGAATGTCGGCGGAAGCCCGAGTGCCCGGGCATGCGACCGCAGATAGCTCAGTGCGGCCTGGGCGGATTCTTTCATGACGTCGCCGAGCTGGCCGGTCAGCGTCAACCGCTCCGTCCCGCGCATCACGCTCACATCCACGCTCAGAATGTCGCCGCCCACACTCGTCCATGCCAACCCGGTCACCGAACCCACGCGGTGCTCTTTGCTCTTCTTGCGGTTCCTGAACCGCGGGACACCAAGGTACTTCTCGACACGTGCGGCATCGACGATGAACGGCTTGCCCGCTTTCGCGCCCGTATCCTTGCTGATCTTCGTGCCCCTGTCCTTGTCTTTCCCCCGCTTCGCATTCCTCCCGACAATGTCCTTTGCCACTTTCCGGCACACGGACGCGATCTCCCGCTCCAGATTCCTCACCCCGGCCTCACGCGTGTACTCGGTGATGACCTTCGTGATCGCCTCGGCCGTGATGTCCACATGCCGGTCCTCGAGCCCGTGCTCCTTGAGCTGCTTGGGGACGATATGCCGCTGCGCGATCTCCACCTTGTCGTGAAGCAGATAGCCCGACAGTTCAATGATCTCCATACGGTCCTGCAGCGGCAGCGGGATCGCATAGCGGATGTTCGCCGTGGTGATGAACATCACGCGCGAAAGATCGTAGTCCACGTCCAGATAGTGGTCGTTGAACGCAACGTTCTGTTCCGGGTCGAGGACTTCCAGCAACGCCGAGGACGGGTCGCCGCGGAAATCCATGCTCATCTTATCGACCTCATCCAGCAGCATCAGGGGGTTCACGACGCCGGCGCGGCGCATGGACTGGATGATCTTGCCCGGCATGGAGCCGATGTAGGTCCGGCGATGGCCGCGGATCTCCGCTTCATCCCTCACCCCGCCGAGCGAAATGCGCACGAGCGGACGCCCGAGTGCGCGGGCAATGGACTTCGCCAGCGAGGTCTTCCCCACGCCGGGAGGCCCGACGAAGCAGAGGATCTGCCCCTTCATCTCGCGCACGAGGTTCAGGACGGCGATATGTTCGAGGACGCGCTCCTTCGGCTTCTCCAACCCGAAGTGGTCTTCATCGAGGATCGCCTTTACATGGTCGATGTTCAGGTTGTCCTTCGTCCGCTTGTGCCACGGCACTCCGACCATCGTCTCCAGATACCCGCGGATGACCGTCGATTCCGGGGAGAGAGGCGGGGTCTTCTTCAGCTTGTTGAATTCCTCGAGCGCCTTTTCCTCGACGGCCTTCGGCATCTTCGCCTTCCGGATGTCCTCCCGCAGCTTCATCAGCTCCGGTGAGGAATCCTCGTCGCCCAGTTCATCCTGCAGGATGCGGATCTGCTCCTGGATGAAGAACTTGCGCTGCGACTTGGCGATGTTGTCGTGGACCTTGGTGTCGATCTCCTTCTCGATCTTGAGAACGTCGTTCTCGGAGTTCAGGATGCGGATCAACTCATGCAGCTGTTCGCGGATCGAGGTCAGCTGCAGGATCCGCTGCTTCACATCCACGCTCTGCATGATGTTCGCGGCGATGTAGAACATGCGCCGGAGCGGCTCGCGGGTGTTCTCGAACGCCACAAGCACTTCACTCGGTACGTTCCGGTTGAGGTGCACATATTCGGTGAAGAGGCTCGCCGTGTGGCGGAGCAACGCATCCAGTTCGGGGTCCACCGGTACGGCGGTCGGCAGGGTGCTGACCTCGGCCTCGAGGTACTTGGCGTTCGGCAGGAACTTCTCCACGCGCCCCTGGATCACGCCATCCACAAGGATCTTCATCAAGCCGTTCGGCAGCTTCAGTACCTGGATGATCCGCGCGACGGTCCCTTCCTGGTACACATCGTCGATCCCCGGGTCCTCGGTCACGGAACTCTTCTGCGCGACAAGGAAGATGTATTTGTCCCGTTCCACGGCATCGCCGACGGCGCGGAGCGATGATTCGCGTCCGACGAGGACAGGGAAGATCATGTACGGGTAAATGACCACATCGCGCAAGGGCAGGACAGGAAGACGGCCGGGGATGCTGTCGGCATTCCCTGTCACCTGCGACGGGTCTATGGTGTGTTCAGAGGCCATGGATCATCATTCATCGTGGGTAGAGCATGACAAGTTACCAAGATAATGGGCGTTTGTCAAATTCGCCGCAGCGGAGGAAGGGAAACTGGCAGGAAGGAGATGACAGACGGGCCCTTCGCCCGTCTCCCGTTTCCCCGGGGTGGCCGCGATCAGGCAGGAAAGGCGATCGTGAACTTCGTGCCGTTGTTCCGATCGATCGCCATGGTCCCCATGAGCTGTTCGACGAGCCCGACAACGAGCGTCATCCCCATCGATGATATAGCACGGACGTCCGTCCCGGCCGGAAGGCCGATACCATCGTCTTCAACGGTCAGCTCAACGGTCTTCTCATCACGGCGCCGCACGTCCACATGGACGTGTCCTTCGGTGCGCCCTTCGAAGCCGTGCTTGAGGGCATTCGTCACAAGTTCATTGAGGATCAGCCCGACAGGAACCGCCGTATCGATGCCCACAAGGGCGGAGCTGCCGGACGCGTGCACGGTGATGCCGGGACGGATCGAGGCCTGGGCGATGCGAGTGGTAAGCGTGTCGCTGTACACGTGGAGGTCGACATGCGCAAAATCCGATGCACGGTAGAACGTCTCGTGCACCAATGCCATCGAACGGACCCGCGCCTGTGATTCCTGCAGCGCTGCCCGCGCCGGGCCCGGGCCGAGGTCGCGCGCCTGCAGGTTCAGCAGGCTCGTGATGATCTGCAGGTTGTTCTTCACGCGATGGTGGATCTCTTTCAGGAGAACTTCCTTTTCGGTCAGCGAACGCTTCAGCGCTTCTTCATCACGCTTCCGTTCCGTGATGTCGCGGCCGAATGCAAGCACCCCCGTGATCGTTCCTTCGCGGCCAAACTCGGGAACGCAGAGGACATGATGGGTGCGCTTCTCCCCGGCGGAATCGATGATCTCGACTTCGATATCCGCTGGTTGGCCGGTCTCACACACCTGGCGGATCAAGGCAATGGATCGCACCTGCTCTTCTCTGGCCGGGTCAACCGGCGGTATCATGCCGAGAAATGAACGCATGGGATACCCGAGACTCCGGTCCACATTCTCGTTCAGATACGTGATCCGCCCTTCGACATCATAGCGGATGATGTTGTCGGGAGAACCCTCGGCGAGTGACCGGTACTGCTCGCCGCTCCGTTGCAGATCGCGCAGCGTCAACAATGTCGTCAGGGCGTCCGTCAACCGCCGGCCGATCTCCTGGAAGAGACGCATCTCGTTGTCTGACCACACCCTCTCATGAGAACATTGATGCAGGCCGAACGCCCATCGGGCACCGATACGGGGATCGAGGGCCATCGCGACCAGAGAGCGGACACCGAAGGCCTTCGCCATCGGAGGGGGGACTGTGTGCTCCTGTCCGGGGCCGAATTGCAGAGGCCCATCGGATGCCCGGAGCAACCCGAACAGCACGGACCCCTCGGGATCGAGCGGCAGGTTCACACCGAGAGGAAGAACGCCCGGATACTCGGGCCGTGTGCGTTCCATCGGCGTCTGCCATTCCTTTGCATCGGGGTCGCACGGATAGACCATCCATGCACGGTCACACCCAAAGACCGTGATCAGCACATCCAGCACGTCACGCATCATCTGGTCGAGGTCGCCGGCACCCTGGATGGCCCTGTTGACACGGTCAAGGCTCCCCAGGAACCAGAGATGGGTCGCCTGTTCCCGCTCGGCCTGTTCGAGCGCCTTCCGGTTCCGCAGGACGGAGATCCCGAAGGCGAGGTCCTCTGTCAGCCCCTCCAGCAGGATCCGATCTGACGGAGAGACCACGCGGGCCTCTGTAGCATACGCGGTCAGGCACCCGAACACTTTGTTGTCACTCGCTTTCAATGGTATCGCGATCCCGGACCGCAGGCCGACGGCCAGGGCATCATCACGCGACGACTCCATCCGTTCGTCCGTGGCGATATCAGGAACGATCGCGATCTCTCCGCTCCTGAGCACGGATGCCGAAAGGCCGAGACCCTGTCCGGCCAGATCGGACCAACGGGTGCGCGCGGTCTCAACGAGTTCCTCGCTCTCGCCTGACCATGCAACCGGGATCAACGCATCCCTTTTGTTCGGATCAGCAAGGCCAACCCACACCAGCGTGTATCCTGCCTCATCACGGATGATCCGGCAGATATCATTCAGGAGTTCCTGCTCATCGGTCGCTCTGAGGAGCGCCTGATTGCATCCCGAGATCGCGCGGAGTTCCCTGTTGAGCCGGCGGAGCGCCCGCTCGGTCTGTCGATGGCGGTCGAGCAGGCGGATCCGGTCCAGCGAGACTGCCATGTGGCTGGCAAGTGACTGGAGAAACTCA
This genomic interval from Ignavibacteriota bacterium contains the following:
- a CDS encoding PorV/PorQ family protein, giving the protein MRRMKMLCVLMGIPVLMAVAQTGVAKYAGEFISLGVGGRALGLGGAYVALANDVTAGYWNPAGLARINYPQIALMHDEQFGSLVNHDYGAVAFPVGASTSIGISLIRLGVDDIPDTRNAGVDINGNLTYDPAQFSRIDPNRVTYFNAADYALYFTYARRHSDNFTYGANVKLIRRDLGDASATGIGFDLGVWYAPFERLVVGANVQDITTTFLAWSTGRNELISPTMKVGTAYFIDLLGGRFAPALDVDIRFEGRKYASTASVGPVSLDLHGGLEFMFKDLIAIRAGYSDVKQLTMGVGVHLPKLNIDYSLAKFDGTGQLGNTHRISLMFTLETEQFKRAE
- the dnaX gene encoding DNA polymerase III subunit gamma/tau encodes the protein MSEYIVTARKWRPMKFESVAGQEHVTRTLRNAISSDRLAHAYLFSGPRGVGKTTTARLLAKAVNCARPEDANPCGVCENCTGITEGRNFDVQEIDGASNRGIDEIRNLREAVRYPPTTCTYKVYIIDEVHMLTKEAFNALLKTLEEPPPHVLFIFATTELSKVPATILSRCQRFDFRRIPHAQIMANLSAIAHEEGLQVEDDALSLIARKGDGSLRDAQSLFDQVIALCGTNVTMAGMQEALNIVGVDVHFRVTDLMQQQDATSVLLLVDELMSGGFDLRDFLGGLLEHLRNLLIARVVGNTSLIEASDVTRTRYSETAAKFSVSDLLRAQRLVHGTDQALRFTAQSRFRLEADMVQLVTMPRAVDLAGLIDGIEELKKGGIVAAPAPLPGLRPLPPAPAPAARAVAPSPASPPPAAPALSAGSRVTTPPPSRPPLRPPQAPAEKAPQPSPQPAGQGRTVNEDEVRSRWAEFAAEVSRRKITLGAVLSGATFLGVSNGTIRVECVDEFQVSSIQHSREVLGEIIQSVFSARGTMQGELAAGHGAPAVKEEHPFVQTLKRELGAEPL
- the lon gene encoding endopeptidase La, translating into MASEHTIDPSQVTGNADSIPGRLPVLPLRDVVIYPYMIFPVLVGRESSLRAVGDAVERDKYIFLVAQKSSVTEDPGIDDVYQEGTVARIIQVLKLPNGLMKILVDGVIQGRVEKFLPNAKYLEAEVSTLPTAVPVDPELDALLRHTASLFTEYVHLNRNVPSEVLVAFENTREPLRRMFYIAANIMQSVDVKQRILQLTSIREQLHELIRILNSENDVLKIEKEIDTKVHDNIAKSQRKFFIQEQIRILQDELGDEDSSPELMKLREDIRKAKMPKAVEEKALEEFNKLKKTPPLSPESTVIRGYLETMVGVPWHKRTKDNLNIDHVKAILDEDHFGLEKPKERVLEHIAVLNLVREMKGQILCFVGPPGVGKTSLAKSIARALGRPLVRISLGGVRDEAEIRGHRRTYIGSMPGKIIQSMRRAGVVNPLMLLDEVDKMSMDFRGDPSSALLEVLDPEQNVAFNDHYLDVDYDLSRVMFITTANIRYAIPLPLQDRMEIIELSGYLLHDKVEIAQRHIVPKQLKEHGLEDRHVDITAEAITKVITEYTREAGVRNLEREIASVCRKVAKDIVGRNAKRGKDKDRGTKISKDTGAKAGKPFIVDAARVEKYLGVPRFRNRKKSKEHRVGSVTGLAWTSVGGDILSVDVSVMRGTERLTLTGQLGDVMKESAQAALSYLRSHARALGLPPTFFKGQEIHIHLPEGAIPKDGPSAGITMAMAMYSALSGRPARSDVAMTGEITLRGEVLAIGGLNEKLLAAQRSDITTVLIPEENVKDLSEIPERVKEGLKLIPISRIEEALPHVFGPQRGTRKRTAQA
- a CDS encoding GAF domain-containing protein — protein: MQSPQDTVPSVPSAEEHARLTDTRSRHAESLLRLSRRFESAQTYPEVLEAAREEVRSAIGYTNLWVYLISDDRKYAYALVGGGPVSGDDWMKSEMGRLTIEGDAMLEEIARATHPVVVEDARTDPRTDKKVVAALGNRTIINVPIIFSEQILGTVGTGTFGDEGVRAPSPVELEFLQSLASHMAVSLDRIRLLDRHRQTERALRRLNRELRAISGCNQALLRATDEQELLNDICRIIRDEAGYTLVWVGLADPNKRDALIPVAWSGESEELVETARTRWSDLAGQGLGLSASVLRSGEIAIVPDIATDERMESSRDDALAVGLRSGIAIPLKASDNKVFGCLTAYATEARVVSPSDRILLEGLTEDLAFGISVLRNRKALEQAEREQATHLWFLGSLDRVNRAIQGAGDLDQMMRDVLDVLITVFGCDRAWMVYPCDPDAKEWQTPMERTRPEYPGVLPLGVNLPLDPEGSVLFGLLRASDGPLQFGPGQEHTVPPPMAKAFGVRSLVAMALDPRIGARWAFGLHQCSHERVWSDNEMRLFQEIGRRLTDALTTLLTLRDLQRSGEQYRSLAEGSPDNIIRYDVEGRITYLNENVDRSLGYPMRSFLGMIPPVDPAREEQVRSIALIRQVCETGQPADIEVEIIDSAGEKRTHHVLCVPEFGREGTITGVLAFGRDITERKRDEEALKRSLTEKEVLLKEIHHRVKNNLQIITSLLNLQARDLGPGPARAALQESQARVRSMALVHETFYRASDFAHVDLHVYSDTLTTRIAQASIRPGITVHASGSSALVGIDTAVPVGLILNELVTNALKHGFEGRTEGHVHVDVRRRDEKTVELTVEDDGIGLPAGTDVRAISSMGMTLVVGLVEQLMGTMAIDRNNGTKFTIAFPA